The DNA region cccacagaTAAGAATAAGAGACCCAAACCAAGGAGGTCGAGACATTACAGAGGAGATTATGTCAGGGGGCCGTAGTGGCTCTACCCCAACCCCACCACAGGTGAGCTATAATGCCGTGATCCCAACTAAGCAGAGTAACACAGCGAACATTTAAATCAACCGCATCCATCATATTTTGAACAGACAAATTAATTGTCTCAAATTTTGGAAAAAGGTAAGTTAAGTGACAAGGCTAACTTAACACAACTGCTAAACGCTTAAAACAAGAATTCGCTCACAGGGAATGCTACAGATTGCCTGCTGTCACACACGTGTTACAATACAAAGCATAGTTTCTTTTCACCAAGTCGAGTGGAAAAAGTAGTATTGTTCTCACGACAAAGGTCACGTGTCATTATTCAATGTGTGTACGTCTCCCAACAGACAGCCATATCTGGAtcagaaaacacagcagtggcaCAGGCCAACGGTGAGAGCGTCCCAGCTGACGATACACCAGCACTGGTTAGACCAGGTGAGTGCCACATGGAAGGAAGCATGGACAGACACACTACAATCTCCTAATTAACATTTTGATATTGTTCATATTTTATTCTGCAGCATATAATAGTGCTTCTTACCCTTttaattttatgattttttttttacacttctcataTGTTTAATgcatatatagtttttttttttttttttttttcttcagggtGGTTCAAAGTTGTTGCTGCATAAGTAATTAAAGATAACGTCTGAATGGAATGTGTCCTTACTTGCCTTTTTCCATTTAGCTGTTTAGGTCAcgttaaatttaacttgatcaGCGGTTTCCTCAAACATTTTATCTTCCTGCCCGAACCCTTAACTGTTCCCAGCTGATTGTTTTCGTCTTTAGatcgttttttttgttaagggCAGTCTTAACTGCAGGGGTAGAGCCATATTACCACATAGGAACTCGAGTTTTATGAAGGATCCTAAGTAATAATTGATTGAtagggaaaaaaaatcaaactttAAATAAGTTTTTTGTGAGATTATTTGCTGCTATAGATTAACAGTTTTGATATAAGGGCATTATGAATCGCAGCCTGCAGGGACAGATACTGGAACAAAGTGATGCCACACAGCAGTGTCTGGAAAATATTAACCAATATAAAGTATACAATGGCTTCTATCAATAGATGTGGATGCATGTCTGGTTGACGGTCCATTCATTTGGGTGTTGTTTATCTGTAGGAGCCACCACACCAGTTGATCAAGTGACACCCATGAAGCAGCTTTTTTTCTTAGCTCTTGTCTTGGGGAGAATCTACACAAAGTGTATAATCACATAATGTGTCATCTCGGGAGAATATTAATTGTTTTGTGTAgcattacttttttttcctgctgggGAATGTAGAAGGAGCAGCTCATGCTAGAAAAGAACAGTTTCTTGCGTCTAGTTGTCCGGAATCATTAGAAGGCAAATGCTAAGAACTGTTTAGaatgggcacacacacatatggggCTTAGATAGTTCTATTAAGAGCATAAAAAGACATCTGGTAACAGAAATTCAGATCCTTGCTTAATGTCTCACCTCCACACATCTGGGCCATCAGGGTGAATACACAATGTAACGTTGTCCTTTCCCACATATACACAATTGGATAACGTTTGCGTTAGAAACTCGGGTCTTATCTACTGTTAATATTATGTTCGGTATATTTGGTAAATTAACTAATTTGTATAAGTCATATCTTGTCCTCATTCTCAATAAGATTTTTTTGTCTGACTTTTAAACATTCAGATGACAGTGGTAAACCTACGCCTCCTCCTCAGTCAAAGACCCCTGACCTGTCAAAGGGCGACTCTTTCCCCACAGAGGCTGCATCCTTTAACACGAACACTAAGGCCCCTGCGACCCCTCTAATAACAGAAGCAGTGGACATCCCTGACAACACTATATCCACCCTTGCCCCCAGTGCTCCTGTTGCAGATGTGATGGACACTCCATCACCTCCACGGGAGCCCACTCCAACACCTCAATCAGCACCTGAAGTGCCAGCCTACCCTGCACCCCTTCCTGACCCTGTCCCTGGCTGTACCGCACAGGACAAAACAGGCaaggaagcagcagaggaggaggaagaggtaaaAACCGAGACAGAAGAGGCAGCTGCCTCCTTGGACACACCTCTTAACCCTCTCTCTAACACTAACGGTGTTTCAATGGCTGAGCCAGAACAGTCTTCTGTCTCCAGTGACCTGGAAGCTCCTCTGGAGTCTCCCATTGCACAGCCCGAGGAGCTCCGCCTTCCAAATGGCCTGCCACTGCCAGCACCTCAAGACCCAGAGGCCCCTGCCATCGGTGAAGCTGAGCATGACGACAGCCCCATCGCAGAGCCTGTCATGGAGATCTCTACAGCCATTGTTCAGGCAGCGTCTACACCTATTGTCCAAGCTGCAACTTCACCTGTTGACCAGCCTGCACCCGCCCCAGCTCTCGTCCCTGCACCCGCCCCTGCACCCGCCCCTGCACCCGCCCCTGCTCTCGCCCCTGCAACATGCCCTTCCGCCGCCCCTGCCACCGCCCCTGCAGCTGCCCCTGCACCATCCCCTGCCCTCACACCTGCAACATCCCCTGTAGCTGCCGTTTTACCCGACCCTATAACCACACCTGTGCCCAACCCTTCACCCAAACCTGCACCCGAACCCGGACTCGCACCTGCTGTCAAGGAGATTCACGCTGAGCCAGTCGTCCATGCAGCGCCTGCGCCAGCTGAGGTAGAAGACTTGGTTCCTCAAGTCAACCTGGAAGTAAAGGAACATCCCTCAGTGCCCCTGTCCACCGCCAAGGAAGAGATGCCATCTCCTGCAGAGACTGTTTCTATAGCTGACAGCACACAAGAAACTGTGCCCACTCCTCTGACTCATAcggcagaggagagggaggacacCCCTCCTCCTGAGACCGTCACCCCTGTCCTTGTAGAAACTACTGTGCAAGGTCAGTCTCTTACCCATGTTTATGTATGGGATTTCTGTTCCTTCTGTGTTGCTACAAATCATTTTTCATCagccatgaaaaaaaaattccacttAAGCAAGACTGTCATGTTTACAATGATCTTTGGATGATGGTTTTTTGTCTTCCTTCCTTAAGCTGCTGTGTCTgtgccaaaaaaaaagagaaagatgaaggATCTGAACAAAAAGGATGCCGTGGGTGACTTGCTGGATGCCTTTAAAGAAGTGGGTGTACatatgcgcgtgtgtgtgcctgcagtactgcattcattcattcattaatttggATGCAGTTATGATGAGTCTGCAGTTTTCTCATACCTTATTATGCTGCTAAAGACTAAGCTTTATCCCAGTGTATAATTCAAATCAACCCCTTTTATCTCACTGTTGCTATATTTTAGATGTAGCCTCACAGAGTTGATCTATTTTACATATACAATTTTACCATTCTAAATCCCAGTCTGATTTTCCTAATACCCCTTCCTCCTGTAACCCAGGAGCAGGTAGTGACCCCACCGGAGCCCGAGCCCTCCCCAGCACCAGAGCCTCAGCCCCCTGCTCCGACCCCTCCTGCCCCAGAGGATCCGGACCTGAACtgggaggacaaggaggacaaggaggaaaAGGCGGACAAGCTGGATGATGAGAAGATTCAGCCAGACGATCCCACTGACAAGAAGTACCAGTTCAAAATGGGTGTGTCTCTGAACCTTGATGCCATTAGGCGTTCTTACACTGGAAAATCCGTGTGAATATTGGTCTTATCTCACTTTCACTCACGAGTCAATTGACTGTTAATGCTTGCTTCATTGCAAAAATAAGAAGCTGTGATTTTCAAACACTGCATTCACAGTCAAAGCATAAGAGAATAGGTTCAAAcactttctctgtttattccttaattttttcatcaattATTCAGTCTAACTGCCACCTCGTGGACATTATAGGTATAACAGTATCTACATTTATGCTCACGTTCGAATCATCTTCTCaactctgcagagctgctcGGCTGTGTTGGGAAAATATAGTCTTCGACTTAATTTCCCTGTGTCATTATGGGTTGATGCTCAAAAGCTTTAAATAGTCCCCCAAATATCTTCAACAAAAGAGCATTGTGACTAATATATGTTCTATGTCCCTATTTCAGAACAATGGATGCCACTTAACgctgaagagaagaagaaatatgaCAGGGAGTTCCTTCTGGGCTTCCAGTTCATCTCAGCCAGCATGAACAAGCCTGAGGGTCTCCCAGCCATCAGTGATGTTGTCCTGGATCAGGTGCGATCTTGCACATTTCAATTCTTTATCTTCATTTGCCTTGCTTTTGACGATTGAACTCTAACACAGTATATGTTAACAAGAGGGCATTTTACTATTACTACTTTTTTCGTGTTATATCAACATTTTTAGGATATGATTAAGAAGCATGTGATCAACATGAGAAAACATGATGGCAACATTACATCTTGGAGTATTTTGATCAATTTTTTTCTGCTCAGGCAAATAAGGCCCCTATGCGTCAACATGACCCCAGTCGTCTGGCAGGAATGAGCTCTGGTCCTGACTTCACACCCTCCTACGCTAATCTTGGCAGGTCTGGCATGGGAGGAGGAAACCGAGGACCAGTAAGTTCTAATTTCTTAATGTGATCCAAGAGCTGTGTACTTAACGATCATAGACCATAAATTATGTGGCATCTTTATCTCTCCCCAGCCTCCAggaatgggaggaggaggagagcgaggaggagagcgggGAGGAGAGCGGGGAGGAgatcgaggaggaggagagcggggaGGAGATCGAGGAGGAATGGGAATGGGAGCTGGTGGTCCACGCCGCTCTCAGCAAATGCAGAGGAAAGAGCCAAGGAAGATCATCACCAGCTTTTCGCTACATGACGATGTGCAGCTGAACAAGGCAGAGAAGGCCTGGAAACCCTCAGGAAAGAAAGTTGTTCAAAGTCGCGAAGTAGAGGAGCCTGAGGAGAGCGACTCAGAGCAGGGCAAGACGCAGGAGCTGTTCAAACGTGTCCGCAGCATCCTCAACAAGCTGACCCCTCAAAAGTTTCAACAACTAATGAAACAGGTTACTGATCTGACCATTGACACAGAGGAGCGGTTAAAAGGAGTCATAGATCTCACCTTCGAAAAGGCCATCTCCGAGCCAGACTTTTCGGTGGCCTATGCCAACATGTGCCGCTGCCTTATGGGGGTAAGTGTTGCTAAATACAAGATGTAAATGCATGTTGAATAATCTTCTATGTTTACTTGAGAACTTTTGTGGTTTAGATGTTTGCCACAGCAGTTGTGCACCGAGATAAAGCTGTGTTGCTATGAGTGATCAGGGATAAATGATAAAATTAAGTAAATTTGATCCAAGCATGAAGGCATGATGCTTTTTTAGGCCGCAGACTATGTTTTTGAGACGATGCATATTTCTGGAGACAAAATTAAATGCAGTCAGCCAAAAGTCAAgttaagcattttttttatttagctttttccttcctttcaaaaattatatataataatgtatttttgttgAATTATCAGAACTTTGTTGAATTGTCAGAACAGGGATAAAATATGAGTATTAGTCTCCACGGCTTTCAattacaaaacaaattgaaaagagATTAGTTGTATTCGTTACATTTCCTCGGAAATAAAGACTGAACTGATCAGCCTGCTATCTTTCTTATCGTTGTGAGACTGAGGGATGATCAGCCGTGGAATGCTGCAGCTCATCACCACTGAGACCCTTTATCACAGGCTAAAAGAGGCAGTGTGTTTGATAAGGAAATAGGTTGATAACACACCTGCATTTAGACCTATTGCACATGCTGCCAGCTCCGGGGCTAAAGTATATGTAAGCAACAGGCTGCTGAAATAAGACATGCAATTCTTTCAAATAAAgtctgaatgtttttaatgaaggTATTTAAGATTAGATATTAATTAAAAGGCCTACTCTTACACAATAACTTGACAGGCAAAAATGTAGGAATGATATGATCCCAATATCTGGTGGGTAACAAACAGATCTTTGCTGTTTACCATGGCCATGACCGCTGCCAGGCTCCAGTGATGACCTGAAATTAGCGATAACTTGCTCTCCACTAAATGTGCTTGAGGAAATGTCCACGCTGCAGTACGGTAATCAGTcgtctcccccccaccccacatgTCTGCACCACTAATCCAAGTGATGTGATTGAGGAACTAAGGAGCCACTGGCACTACATTGTAACCCTTCACCCTGTCCTCCGCCTCGTTGATaatttcccttttctctgctctttgCAGCTCAAAGTCCAATCCGCAGATAAGCCGGGAATGAATTTCCGCAAGCTGTTGCTTAATCGATGCCAAAAGGAGTTTGAAAAGGACAAAGATGACGATGAAATCtttgagaagaaacagaaggaCCTGGATGCTGCAACAGGGGTAAAATGAAACCTTATGAAAAATGGGTTCTTAATTTATGCACAAATGTTGAGTGTGTGATTGAGAGGATTCAAAGGATCCGCATACTGTGAAAAAGCCATAATGCAAAGAACGTACAACACTTTGTTTATATTCTGATAAGTTTTAGAGATTATAAAGCGACCCCTTGCTCCTCTACAGTGATGGCTTTTATATTGATAAATGTGACATCTTTCctttgcaggaggaggagaagctgcgcCTCGTTGAGGAGCTAAATAATGCTAAAGTCCAGGCAAGGAGGCGCTCGATGGGTAACATCAAGTTCATCGGTGAGCTGTTCAAGCTTAAAATGCTCACAGAGGTCATCATGCACGACTGCATCGTAAAGCTGCTCAAAAACCATGATGAGGAGTCCCTGGAGTGCCTGTGTAGACTGTTGTCAACCATTGGCAAGGACCTAGACTTTGAGAAGGCCAAGGTACAACGCGCACAGTTAAATAAGGAGAAAGCGTGTTATAAAGAATAAACGGCATTCATATGCATATTCCTTCTAATAAATGTGTAGATAGATTTAATTTGTGGATGCAGTTGCAGCATAAGACACAGACTGACCACCATGTTTCTGCTCGTCTTCAGCCTCGTATGGTCCAGTATTTCAATCAGATGGAGAAAATAATAAAGGATAAGAAGACCTCCTCTAGGATCCGCTTCATGTTGCAGGATGTGCTGGACCTTCGACGGGTAagtcacacacccacacacaccacagcttCCCTCAAGGATATGCAGAAGTCAGCAAGGAGGGTCTGGGGCATCGGGGAATTAGGAATGTAAGCCATATTACGACCAGTAGTTACATCATAATTTATCCTTAAAACAAAATTTGGGACATTGGATATTAGTTTACAtaattggttaaaaaaaaaaaactgcaaaagtGTTCTCTggcattttaaacattaaaggaTGTGAGGCTGAGGCAAAGCTACATTTTCCTTGACTGGGACAGGACTGTTGCTGTGACAACActcttaaagtgtgttaagTGTGTGCCGTTTGTCTTAGAGTTGGTTTCCTGTAAAAAGCAAGATTTAAATATGgtgtttaattcatttatttgtttatttggaaATATTTGCATTCCTCACTATACAATCAAGTTGCTGCCAGCTGTGCTTTCTGAAGCAGCCTGTCTGGGCAGTCAATACAATTCTTGTTATCGTCATTATTTTGCTAATAATTGTAAAACTCTCACGATGACTCAGTGCTCGCTACTCGACACAACCTCTCCGctgagcatacacacacattcacatagaCAATGTTGTTGCAGACTGATACAGACATTATGTCATCttgttctctgtgtttaaatGGTAGTGGTCATAAAGAGTACACTCAGCAAGTCACAACATGTTAATCTAAACTACTTATTAGAATCAAAAGTGAAGCAATGAGAATAGATAAAATCAACATTCACGCCCTGGTTAAATGAGACTGGGTCTGATCGTCAGTGTTTGAAACATGGCACCCCCATCAACACCATCACTTCGAGTAGCATTGTCATCCATTTAGTTCAGGCTGAATTAAGATGTTTTTATGATTCTACAagattttctttaataaaaaatcTTGTATTCATGTCCCACAGACATAAGTGCACTTTGTACTCCCTTCATCTTAATTCCAGTGCCTTCATATAAAGCCAGCTGAGTGTAGTTGCATCGACACATATCTCTGTAGGAATGCAGCAGTCCTGTAGTTACGCTCCCAGTCCCTCCCACAGTGTCACAGAACCTGCTGTCTTCAGTGTTTTTACAAGCCAGAATCAGGTGCTCCATGTCAGCACATTGGCCCAATTTAACTGTGAAGCACACACTGTATCCTCTGTTATTTCCTTTCCAAGCAAAAGCTGAAGACAGTTAAGAATCATTGAGATGCCTTTCCACTTCATGTTTCTAATAAACATGTAGGCAGAGTCATAATTCAAAAGAGAAACATGATCCAAGAGGCCTTGTCTCAGTCTGAACTCTTGAGTTGATGCGATTAATTTCCGGTAGTTGATAGAATTTATGTACATTTTACCAATCCTGTTTGCTTATTTCAGTTAGTATGTAACTGAAATTGTATATATAGTGCCATACATTCTCTTTAAGACAAATCATTCAAAAGTTTAGCGGTCAGTTAATCATTTTGTCCTCATTCTCTTCTGCCCATCCCAGAACAATTGGGTTTCCCGGCGAGGCGACCAAGGCCCAAAGACCATTGACCAGATTCACAAAGAGGCagaacaggaggagcagagggagcagATGAAGGTGCAGCAAGCTTACATCTCCAACAAGGACTTtggtcgtggtggtggtggtggtcaaGGAGGAAGGatgggcggaggaggaggaggcggcggtggAGGCAGAGGGGGACGCGGGGGGGATCACACCCCAGGCCGCGGTAATCCCCCCCAGGACGAAGGCTGGAACACTGTGCCCATCTCAACGAAGAACCGACCCATTGACACCTCGCGCCTTAGCAAAATCACAAAGGTAGGAGGACAGGGGCAACTTTTTccgacatgcactgaactctgcgaTCCTCTGTATTCCATCCGGAGGAGTCTCATGTGTtaacgcaaatgtcagagtaagATGCTCAGCGGTCTCTGCAGACTGTGTTAACATggtgtaaagaaaaacacaagatctTCGCAGTGGATGCGTTAATGCGTTGcatcctgtctgtctgctgcacccgacTGCTCCACCACTCTCATTGgtgcatacatttttttaccCCTTAGTTTTTGATTTAACCATTGTCCCTTCTTTCAGACTCCTGCTCTGGACCTCAACAGTCAGTTGCTTGCCCCAGGAGGCAAAGGCACATGGGGGAGCTGGGGTAAAGGCAGCAGCGGTGGCTCCAGTGCCAAACCTGCAGATGCTGGTAGGTTCCCGGACTGATGTGGTTATAAATCAAATGCACATTTAGTTGTAAAATTCAAAGATGATACTCAACGTGTTACCTCATGTGTAGTTGCAGCCCCAGGCTCAGAGCCAGGAAATCGTCCAGCCACCAGCACTGTGAACCGATTCTCAGCCCTGCAGCCGCCTCAGTCCTCCTCTAGCTCTTCACAGGACTCCGACAGACGAGTTCCTCAGAGGTGAGGATAAGAGCGTACAACACGCAGACTTGACGAACAGATATAGTTTAtaatgtttgttgtgtgtttattatttataatgcaAAATAATCTTCTCTTCTTGTTTGAGTCTATTTATCTATCCCTGACATTTCTGTCTTACTACCCTTCTACAGAAACAGCTCGAGTAGAGACCGTGGTGACCGCTTTGAACGCTCGGATCGCGGCGGCGACCGACGTGATGACCGTGATCGCAACCGGCTACAGGTCACCAAACGAAGCTTCAGTCGGGACAAAGAGGAGCGGAGCCGTGAGAGAGAACATCGCGGGTCAGCCGATCCCGTCCGCAGAGTAGCGAGTATGACGGacgacagagacagaggcagcagagagagagccacGAGCAAGGAGACTGGTATGTGGCAGTACGCAGCTGCAGTGTCAATTTGAATAGGTTTTTTTATACTCCAAATTGATAATTTGGGGATAATGGGCACACAAAAAATACCTAAAAAGAATTTTAGGCCCCTAAACATCATACTGTGCGTAACAAAAATGCCATTTATCGAGGAAATGAGAATCACACTATTTTCGGCAAAATTTTAAGTCAATCCACAGAATAAGACTTTCTTTGTCTTCTGTGTTACAGTGAAGCGGGAGACAACTgccacccctccccctccccagACCCCCACCGCGCCTGCCTTGACTGAGGAAGAGCTGGAAAAGAAGTCGACAGCAATCATCGAGGAGTATCTGCACATCAACGACATGACGGTACACACTGATCAGCAATTGAtagaaaaatgacatgtaacTGTTTGAACCAGTTCCTTACCTttattgaggaaaaaaaaaaaaaatcttccatCAATAACATGACGGTTACACTGAGGTGCGTCTAAGCATTATCACTTATCACTGTCTGTGTgatgtccctctctgtcccaaCAGGAGGCACTGCAGTGCGTGCGGGAGATGAACAGCACTCAGCTGCTTTTCGTGTTTGTACGAAGCGGGCTGGAGTCGACGATGGAGCGCAGCACCATCGCCAGGGAGCGCATGGGCCTGCTTCTGCACCAGCTTATGAAGACCGGCATCCTCTCAACACAGCTTTActttaaagggtcagtgtgGAGCCTTTGAATACATTATTTCAGAGTTATTTGAGTATTAGCTGTTATCAGGGTTTCCAAAGGGTCTTAAAAACTCTGAACAAATTCTCAATGTAATAATCAGTGATCACTCCCATAATTTTCATCAAatcttaaatacattaaaatattacATACTAGgtcttaaatgtttttaactATGTCTTAATTATGTTAACGAATATTTAATGCTGCTTCTATTGCTTCtaaaattatttgtatttttaagagAATTACAGAGCTGGTAATTTTTCATTGAGTTGTAGCTCTTTCTCAATTATACAGATATTAGCATGTTGTAATAAAACTACATACAAGATCAAGAGGGAACTTGATAACTGATGTCTCCCCGAACAGAATTTATCCCAGTACTTTGGATTTGGCTTTAGGAAAGACTATGGATACCCAATGCCTTTAGTTTGATAGCTAATGTGGCACATTGAGGGTTAGAGAGCTACTTCTGtctcattttagtttttctgctgTCTTAACGAGTGAACATTTGAAAGGAGCTGCAGAAactgagaaatgaaaaaactttaaatgtgtGCACCCTTTTTCTTCAGGCTTCAGGAAATCCTAGAGGTGGCTGACGACATGGCAATAGACATCCCCCACATCTGGCTGTACCTGGCAGAGCTGCTCGCTCCCATGCTCCTTGAGGGAGGTATCCCAATGGGAGAATTTTTCAGGTTAGTGAATGGGACCACTTCTCCCCTGAGTGAGTTTGGGCAGAGAAATGAGTCAGAAGGCAATTTATGGTTCGCTTTTAACATGTTCATTCATTTTGTCTCCAGGGAGATTTCAAAGCCTCTTATCCCTCTGGGAAAAGCTGGAGTCCTACTGGTCCAGATCCTCACTATACTCTGCAAAGCAATGGTGAGATCGGTCTTCAGTTAGAATCTATAATATATCACATCTAAGTGCACTTTTTCTGGCTGCTTAGGCTCGTAAACCCTTTTGAAAACTGAAGTTTAAAAATTTTAGATTAAATACCAACTAAAACTTTGGGTAAATTGCTGCCTTTAAATTCAACTATTGTCATATCTGCGTAAAAAGGCTAAATGTTAATCATTTTGAATAGCTTAAATATCTTACGATAGGGCTTTATTATGtaaacatcatttaaaatattgtttgttgtggttacatttttatatttttttctagaGAAATATTTTGGTGGCCTACATAGTTCATAATTCATTATGCTCTAACAAAgtcttaaatttaacttgatgaaacccttGTATATATGTTTGTGAGAATAGAAATCTGAAGGAATCGGTCAAAGTGGGCGTGATGAATGCCAGCCTGAATGTGAAGTGGATGTGTATGTCCATCAGTCAGTAACCATGTGCGTCTCCCCATCAGAGCCATAAAAAGGTAGGAGCAATGTGGAGCGAGGCAGGCCTCCACTGGAATGACTTCCTGCCTGAGGATGTGGACGTCAACAAGTTTGTGACAGACGAGGTGAGCGGTCACTTACTTTATTTACCATCAATTTAAAGAGAGCCTGAAATTTTGTATCTAGTTTGAAGATATTGAGGATAAAGTTGAAGTGGAATGTGAGTtttggccctgttcagacctagTATTAACATTCATCCTGAGCGATCCGATCACAAGTTAAAGGACTACATGTAAATGGTCGatgtaaatacagaccatttacaggTGG from Platichthys flesus chromosome 4, fPlaFle2.1, whole genome shotgun sequence includes:
- the LOC133952332 gene encoding eukaryotic translation initiation factor 4 gamma 1-like isoform X4, which gives rise to MGNRGSQEQQHSEAGAYYPAQPQFTPSVQAAPVIMNPAPQQQQPPPQPPQHIPTKRERKPIRIRDPNQGGRDITEEIMSGGRSGSTPTPPQTAISGSENTAVAQANGESVPADDTPALVRPDDSGKPTPPPQSKTPDLSKGDSFPTEAASFNTNTKAPATPLITEAVDIPDNTISTLAPSAPVADVMDTPSPPREPTPTPQSAPEVPAYPAPLPDPVPGCTAQDKTGKEAAEEEEEVKTETEEAAASLDTPLNPLSNTNGVSMAEPEQSSVSSDLEAPLESPIAQPEELRLPNGLPLPAPQDPEAPAIGEAEHDDSPIAEPVMEISTAIVQAASTPIVQAATSPVDQPAPAPALVPAPAPAPAPAPAPALAPATCPSAAPATAPAAAPAPSPALTPATSPVAAVLPDPITTPVPNPSPKPAPEPGLAPAVKEIHAEPVVHAAPAPAEVEDLVPQVNLEVKEHPSVPLSTAKEEMPSPAETVSIADSTQETVPTPLTHTAEEREDTPPPETVTPVLVETTVQAAVSVPKKKRKMKDLNKKDAVGDLLDAFKEEQVVTPPEPEPSPAPEPQPPAPTPPAPEDPDLNWEDKEDKEEKADKLDDEKIQPDDPTDKKYQFKMEQWMPLNAEEKKKYDREFLLGFQFISASMNKPEGLPAISDVVLDQANKAPMRQHDPSRLAGMSSGPDFTPSYANLGRSGMGGGNRGPPPGMGGGGERGGERGGERGGDRGGGERGGDRGGMGMGAGGPRRSQQMQRKEPRKIITSFSLHDDVQLNKAEKAWKPSGKKVVQSREVEEPEESDSEQGKTQELFKRVRSILNKLTPQKFQQLMKQVTDLTIDTEERLKGVIDLTFEKAISEPDFSVAYANMCRCLMGLKVQSADKPGMNFRKLLLNRCQKEFEKDKDDDEIFEKKQKDLDAATGEEEKLRLVEELNNAKVQARRRSMGNIKFIGELFKLKMLTEVIMHDCIVKLLKNHDEESLECLCRLLSTIGKDLDFEKAKPRMVQYFNQMEKIIKDKKTSSRIRFMLQDVLDLRRNNWVSRRGDQGPKTIDQIHKEAEQEEQREQMKVQQAYISNKDFGRGGGGGQGGRMGGGGGGGGGGRGGRGGDHTPGRGNPPQDEGWNTVPISTKNRPIDTSRLSKITKTPALDLNSQLLAPGGKGTWGSWGKGSSGGSSAKPADAVAAPGSEPGNRPATSTVNRFSALQPPQSSSSSSQDSDRRVPQRNSSSRDRGDRFERSDRGGDRRDDRDRNRLQVTKRSFSRDKEERSREREHRGSADPVRRVASMTDDRDRGSRERATSKETVKRETTATPPPPQTPTAPALTEEELEKKSTAIIEEYLHINDMTEALQCVREMNSTQLLFVFVRSGLESTMERSTIARERMGLLLHQLMKTGILSTQLYFKGLQEILEVADDMAIDIPHIWLYLAELLAPMLLEGGIPMGEFFREISKPLIPLGKAGVLLVQILTILCKAMSHKKVGAMWSEAGLHWNDFLPEDVDVNKFVTDESVEFTLGDESEKGKKVELSNAELARQLERLFKDKADNQRIFDWIEANLDEQQASSNMFIRALMTSVCQSAVISENPYKVDNEQIKQRARILQKYLKDEQKELQALYALQAFMVELEQPANLLRGFFDTLYDEDVIKEDTFYKWESCKDPAEQQGRGVALKSVTAFFTWLREAESESDNS
- the LOC133952332 gene encoding eukaryotic translation initiation factor 4 gamma 1-like isoform X5 — encoded protein: MGNRGSQEQQHSEGAYYPAQPQFTPSVQAAPVIMNPAPQQQQPPPQPPQHIPTKRERKPIRIRDPNQGGRDITEEIMSGGRSGSTPTPPQTAISGSENTAVAQANGESVPADDTPALVRPDDSGKPTPPPQSKTPDLSKGDSFPTEAASFNTNTKAPATPLITEAVDIPDNTISTLAPSAPVADVMDTPSPPREPTPTPQSAPEVPAYPAPLPDPVPGCTAQDKTGKEAAEEEEEVKTETEEAAASLDTPLNPLSNTNGVSMAEPEQSSVSSDLEAPLESPIAQPEELRLPNGLPLPAPQDPEAPAIGEAEHDDSPIAEPVMEISTAIVQAASTPIVQAATSPVDQPAPAPALVPAPAPAPAPAPAPALAPATCPSAAPATAPAAAPAPSPALTPATSPVAAVLPDPITTPVPNPSPKPAPEPGLAPAVKEIHAEPVVHAAPAPAEVEDLVPQVNLEVKEHPSVPLSTAKEEMPSPAETVSIADSTQETVPTPLTHTAEEREDTPPPETVTPVLVETTVQAAVSVPKKKRKMKDLNKKDAVGDLLDAFKEEQVVTPPEPEPSPAPEPQPPAPTPPAPEDPDLNWEDKEDKEEKADKLDDEKIQPDDPTDKKYQFKMEQWMPLNAEEKKKYDREFLLGFQFISASMNKPEGLPAISDVVLDQANKAPMRQHDPSRLAGMSSGPDFTPSYANLGRSGMGGGNRGPPPGMGGGGERGGERGGERGGDRGGGERGGDRGGMGMGAGGPRRSQQMQRKEPRKIITSFSLHDDVQLNKAEKAWKPSGKKVVQSREVEEPEESDSEQGKTQELFKRVRSILNKLTPQKFQQLMKQVTDLTIDTEERLKGVIDLTFEKAISEPDFSVAYANMCRCLMGLKVQSADKPGMNFRKLLLNRCQKEFEKDKDDDEIFEKKQKDLDAATGEEEKLRLVEELNNAKVQARRRSMGNIKFIGELFKLKMLTEVIMHDCIVKLLKNHDEESLECLCRLLSTIGKDLDFEKAKPRMVQYFNQMEKIIKDKKTSSRIRFMLQDVLDLRRNNWVSRRGDQGPKTIDQIHKEAEQEEQREQMKVQQAYISNKDFGRGGGGGQGGRMGGGGGGGGGGRGGRGGDHTPGRGNPPQDEGWNTVPISTKNRPIDTSRLSKITKTPALDLNSQLLAPGGKGTWGSWGKGSSGGSSAKPADAVAAPGSEPGNRPATSTVNRFSALQPPQSSSSSSQDSDRRVPQRNSSSRDRGDRFERSDRGGDRRDDRDRNRLQVTKRSFSRDKEERSREREHRGSADPVRRVASMTDDRDRGSRERATSKETVKRETTATPPPPQTPTAPALTEEELEKKSTAIIEEYLHINDMTEALQCVREMNSTQLLFVFVRSGLESTMERSTIARERMGLLLHQLMKTGILSTQLYFKGLQEILEVADDMAIDIPHIWLYLAELLAPMLLEGGIPMGEFFREISKPLIPLGKAGVLLVQILTILCKAMSHKKVGAMWSEAGLHWNDFLPEDVDVNKFVTDESVEFTLGDESEKGKKVELSNAELARQLERLFKDKADNQRIFDWIEANLDEQQASSNMFIRALMTSVCQSAVISENPYKVDNEQIKQRARILQKYLKDEQKELQALYALQAFMVELEQPANLLRGFFDTLYDEDVIKEDTFYKWESCKDPAEQQGRGVALKSVTAFFTWLREAESESDNS